A single region of the Selenomonas sp. oral taxon 920 genome encodes:
- a CDS encoding terminase large subunit domain-containing protein, which translates to MAEIVIPYTPRPIWRDTIHPALTVNRFAVLVCHRRFGKTVGTVNEMIKKAVLNERKAPVYAYVAPYRNQAKRVSWEYLKYYTNPIPGRTVNESELYVELPTRHNGSPGARLYIIGADHPDALRGIYLDGVILDEYADIKPELWGGVIRPALADREGWAVFIGTPKGQNQFYEMYQHAEKSAGWYSCIYRADETGVLPPEELKDMQAQMTEMEIRQELLCDFTASASDVVIPIDLVTAAANRLLKDDDVLGQPVILGVDVARFGDDRTVLCIRQGLWLKDIRTFAGLSTMETASRVIDCINQHHPHATFIDAGAMGAGVIDRLRQLRYQVSEVNFGEIAMDAQRYANIRAEMYFKCRAWLEAGGAIPQNAELKTELSTVEYKFNPTGRIILEPKDKLKERTGKSPDLADGFVLTFARPVYINPSAGGIEDNAAGAEYDPFADM; encoded by the coding sequence ATGGCTGAGATTGTAATACCATACACGCCGCGCCCGATCTGGAGAGACACAATACATCCTGCGCTCACTGTCAACCGATTTGCGGTGCTTGTCTGTCACCGTCGTTTCGGCAAGACGGTCGGTACGGTGAATGAGATGATTAAAAAGGCGGTGCTCAACGAGCGCAAGGCACCTGTCTATGCCTATGTTGCGCCATACCGCAATCAGGCAAAACGCGTATCGTGGGAGTATCTGAAATACTACACGAATCCTATCCCCGGCCGCACGGTGAATGAGTCGGAGCTCTATGTGGAGCTTCCCACGCGTCATAACGGCTCGCCTGGGGCACGTCTCTATATCATTGGTGCAGATCACCCCGATGCGCTGCGCGGTATCTATCTTGACGGGGTAATCCTTGACGAGTATGCAGATATCAAGCCGGAGCTCTGGGGCGGTGTTATTCGCCCTGCGCTTGCAGACCGCGAAGGATGGGCGGTGTTCATCGGGACCCCAAAAGGACAGAATCAGTTTTACGAGATGTACCAACACGCGGAGAAATCGGCGGGTTGGTACTCTTGCATTTACAGAGCAGATGAGACGGGCGTGCTGCCACCGGAAGAGCTCAAAGACATGCAGGCGCAGATGACAGAGATGGAGATTCGCCAAGAGCTCCTATGTGACTTCACGGCGTCGGCCTCTGACGTTGTTATCCCGATTGATCTTGTCACGGCCGCCGCAAACAGACTGCTCAAAGATGATGATGTGCTCGGACAGCCCGTGATCCTCGGCGTGGATGTGGCGCGGTTTGGTGATGATCGCACGGTGCTCTGCATCCGTCAGGGGCTGTGGCTCAAGGACATACGCACATTTGCGGGGCTCTCCACGATGGAGACTGCAAGCCGTGTGATTGACTGTATCAATCAGCATCATCCGCATGCGACATTTATCGATGCGGGGGCAATGGGTGCAGGTGTGATTGACCGTCTGCGTCAGCTGCGCTATCAGGTGTCGGAGGTCAACTTCGGCGAGATAGCAATGGATGCACAGCGCTATGCCAATATCCGCGCGGAGATGTATTTCAAGTGCCGCGCATGGCTTGAGGCGGGCGGTGCAATCCCGCAGAATGCAGAGCTCAAGACAGAGTTATCCACGGTAGAGTACAAATTCAATCCGACTGGGCGCATCATTCTGGAGCCTAAGGACAAACTCAAGGAGCGGACGGGCAAAAGCCCTGATCTTGCCGATGGGTTTGTCTTGACGTTCGCTCGGCCGGTATATATAAATCCGTCTGCAGGGGGTATTGAAGACAATGCCGCAGGAGCAGAATACGATCCGTTCGCGGACATGTAA
- a CDS encoding terminase small subunit yields the protein MQRLQENFCVEFVRCGNATEAYKNAGYKPRSDKVAGTAAARLLGNVGIQKRIEELRRELDSHKIMDAAERRELLTQFARDEETAKPDRLKAMDLLNKMDGVYINKTQVSGTDGGPLTFRWEGKDG from the coding sequence ATGCAGCGGTTACAGGAAAATTTTTGTGTGGAATTTGTACGGTGTGGCAATGCCACCGAAGCTTACAAAAACGCGGGATACAAGCCTCGGTCAGATAAGGTTGCGGGGACGGCAGCTGCAAGATTGTTGGGAAATGTTGGTATTCAAAAACGTATTGAGGAGCTGCGGCGCGAACTAGATTCGCACAAGATTATGGATGCCGCTGAACGGCGCGAACTACTCACGCAATTTGCCCGCGATGAGGAGACAGCAAAGCCTGACCGACTCAAGGCGATGGATCTCCTCAACAAGATGGACGGGGTATACATCAACAAGACGCAGGTGAGTGGTACAGACGGCGGCCCGCTGACCTTCCGATGGGAGGGCAAGGATGGCTGA
- a CDS encoding phosphoadenosine phosphosulfate reductase family protein — protein MLKESTLFGEVDKVKIAMRRLRLNEPEEGYYVAFSGGKDSCVVLDLCKRACVDYDVHYNVTTVDPPELVQFIRRCYPEAWEGRNVPQKTMWDLIVEKRMPPTRRVRYCCQYLKEGGGKGRFLVTGVRHAESSKRANRQMVEVCSRNSAKQYIHPIIDWTDEDVWEYIKTYNIPYCSLYDEGKKRLGCIMCPYQGAEGMKQEAARWPQYAKAYEAAFQRMVDKRRADGLPTQWETGAEVMRWWIGEDNRIQENDDQITLFGLRMDESSV, from the coding sequence ATGCTAAAAGAATCAACACTCTTTGGCGAGGTGGACAAGGTCAAGATCGCGATGAGGCGGTTACGGCTTAACGAGCCGGAGGAAGGGTACTATGTCGCATTCTCGGGCGGGAAGGATTCATGCGTCGTGCTTGACCTGTGCAAGCGGGCGTGCGTCGATTACGACGTACACTACAACGTCACGACGGTTGACCCGCCGGAATTGGTACAGTTCATTCGCCGATGCTATCCAGAAGCGTGGGAAGGCCGCAACGTGCCGCAAAAGACGATGTGGGACTTGATCGTCGAGAAGCGTATGCCGCCGACACGCAGAGTGCGTTACTGTTGCCAATACCTCAAGGAGGGCGGAGGAAAAGGGCGGTTTCTCGTGACGGGCGTGCGTCACGCCGAATCGTCTAAACGCGCAAATCGGCAGATGGTTGAGGTGTGCAGTCGCAACAGTGCAAAGCAATACATACACCCCATCATTGATTGGACAGACGAAGACGTATGGGAATATATCAAGACCTACAACATCCCATACTGTTCCCTCTACGATGAGGGGAAGAAACGTCTTGGGTGCATCATGTGCCCATATCAGGGAGCCGAAGGGATGAAGCAGGAAGCTGCCCGCTGGCCGCAGTATGCGAAAGCCTACGAGGCGGCATTTCAGCGCATGGTTGACAAGCGTCGCGCGGACGGCTTACCGACGCAATGGGAGACGGGCGCAGAGGTCATGCGTTGGTGGATTGGCGAGGACAACCGCATCCAAGAGAATGATGATCAGATTACGCTATTCGGTCTACGGATGGATGAGAGCAGCGTTTGA
- a CDS encoding ERF family protein, with protein sequence MAGKAIYAALMAVQSELKAPKGQENTFGKYRYRSAEDILEAVKPLLKENGLYLRISDTVELIGDRYYVKATVTAVDIATGDAESATAYAREQTEKKGMDAAQVTGATSSYARKYALNALFGIDDTKDADTDEYTRTGRSGANQEQAKKQTQPPTQAQATAVNDAHAAMKELAAEMQRINATKEEVAGICRKLFGKASSRELTAEQLRKLTANLAAEIMAGVA encoded by the coding sequence ATGGCAGGAAAGGCAATCTACGCCGCACTCATGGCAGTGCAGAGCGAACTGAAAGCACCGAAGGGGCAGGAGAACACCTTCGGCAAGTACCGTTATCGCAGCGCGGAGGACATTCTGGAGGCGGTAAAGCCACTGCTCAAGGAAAACGGTTTGTACCTGCGTATCTCAGACACAGTGGAGCTGATCGGCGACCGTTACTACGTCAAGGCAACGGTCACGGCCGTGGACATTGCAACAGGGGACGCGGAAAGTGCGACGGCATATGCGCGTGAGCAGACAGAAAAAAAGGGGATGGACGCAGCGCAGGTGACGGGGGCAACGTCCTCCTACGCCCGCAAATATGCCCTGAACGCGCTTTTCGGAATTGATGACACCAAGGATGCGGACACGGACGAATACACGCGTACAGGGCGTTCTGGGGCGAATCAAGAGCAAGCGAAGAAACAGACACAGCCGCCTACACAGGCGCAGGCAACTGCGGTCAATGACGCACACGCAGCGATGAAGGAACTCGCGGCTGAAATGCAGCGTATCAATGCCACGAAGGAAGAAGTCGCGGGGATTTGCAGGAAGCTGTTCGGCAAAGCCTCCTCGCGCGAACTCACGGCGGAGCAGCTGCGCAAGCTCACGGCGAATCTTGCGGCAGAGATCATGGCAGGTGTGGCGTGA
- a CDS encoding single-stranded DNA-binding protein, translated as MNHFVGIGRLTRDPEVRYTQSGKACAKFTLAIDRRKSGDGNPQADFISCVAWEKTAEIISQYVSKGQKIAVEGRIQTRSYEANDGTKRYVTEVVVNSMEFCDSKGGGASTTNGGAYAGTPVPDDDIPF; from the coding sequence ATGAATCACTTCGTAGGAATCGGACGGCTCACGCGCGACCCAGAGGTAAGATACACGCAGAGCGGCAAGGCGTGTGCGAAATTCACACTTGCGATTGACAGGCGTAAGAGTGGGGATGGTAATCCGCAGGCGGATTTTATCTCGTGCGTTGCATGGGAAAAGACGGCGGAGATCATCAGTCAGTATGTCTCGAAGGGACAGAAGATCGCTGTCGAAGGGCGCATCCAGACACGCAGCTATGAGGCGAATGATGGGACGAAACGCTATGTGACAGAGGTCGTTGTCAATAGCATGGAGTTCTGCGACAGCAAGGGCGGCGGGGCAAGCACTACAAACGGAGGAGCATATGCAGGGACGCCCGTACCCGATGATGATATTCCGTTTTGA
- a CDS encoding ATP-binding protein, which produces MLSTRGIQISQRQTETTSLRGKYDLLAEEIERHRDEIAHIERLQDLCRGCTGESCKQTSRGMIPVVDTSCGRFYHVLSPCKHERNRRERLRIARLFASAHIPRAYEADTFADYEVTGGNKGAVDAARMMVDGEIGGLFVYGVRGTGKTKLAAIIANERARAGKPVLFASVPDLMADIRASFADGKTAETVRAVKETPFLVLDDLGAEKMSEWVGEQLFCIVNHRYNERLQTVVTSNYSPTEIIGHMATVDRRGNVIDDMQGQRIMSRIYEMCERVEIRGADWRMKGAC; this is translated from the coding sequence GTGCTCTCGACGAGAGGTATCCAGATTTCGCAGAGGCAAACCGAAACTACGTCCCTCCGTGGGAAGTACGACCTGCTGGCGGAGGAGATCGAGCGGCATCGGGATGAGATTGCGCATATTGAGCGCCTGCAAGACCTCTGTCGCGGATGCACGGGGGAGAGCTGCAAGCAGACATCACGGGGGATGATTCCTGTGGTGGATACGTCCTGTGGTCGGTTCTACCACGTTCTCAGCCCTTGCAAGCACGAGCGCAACAGGCGGGAGCGCCTGCGGATTGCACGTCTCTTTGCCTCGGCGCATATTCCCCGCGCCTATGAGGCGGACACGTTCGCAGATTACGAGGTGACGGGCGGAAACAAAGGAGCGGTAGATGCAGCGCGCATGATGGTCGACGGTGAGATCGGCGGGCTGTTTGTCTATGGCGTGCGTGGGACCGGCAAGACTAAGCTCGCGGCAATCATCGCCAATGAGCGGGCGAGAGCCGGAAAGCCTGTGCTCTTTGCGTCCGTGCCTGACCTGATGGCAGACATCCGCGCGTCGTTCGCGGACGGCAAGACGGCGGAGACAGTGCGGGCGGTGAAGGAAACACCGTTTCTGGTGCTCGATGACCTCGGTGCAGAGAAAATGAGTGAGTGGGTCGGGGAGCAGCTCTTTTGCATCGTCAACCACCGCTATAACGAGCGCTTGCAGACGGTTGTGACGAGCAACTACAGCCCGACGGAGATCATCGGTCACATGGCGACCGTAGACAGGCGTGGCAACGTGATTGACGATATGCAGGGGCAGCGGATTATGTCGCGCATCTACGAGATGTGTGAGCGGGTAGAGATACGGGGCGCAGACTGGCGCATGAAAGGAGCGTGCTGA
- a CDS encoding DUF1064 domain-containing protein: protein MDEYHPCKKPDPTAREAIGNVMRILRTQRKKPNKYNARKTTVCGHTFDSKREAEVYLELLAQKQAGEIVRIGFQPSYTLLEGFKDNMGKNQKPITYTADFFVTFADGHSEVIEVKGVRTRDYLLRKKLFLHMMRDTDIVFREVR, encoded by the coding sequence ATGGACGAGTATCATCCCTGCAAGAAGCCCGACCCGACGGCGCGGGAGGCAATCGGGAATGTGATGCGTATCCTGCGCACGCAGCGGAAAAAGCCGAACAAGTACAATGCGCGGAAAACAACGGTGTGCGGGCATACGTTTGACAGCAAGCGAGAAGCGGAGGTGTATCTGGAACTGCTTGCACAGAAACAGGCGGGCGAGATCGTGCGCATCGGCTTCCAGCCGTCCTACACGCTTCTTGAGGGGTTCAAGGACAACATGGGGAAGAATCAGAAGCCGATCACCTACACGGCGGATTTCTTCGTGACGTTTGCGGACGGACATTCTGAGGTGATCGAGGTGAAAGGCGTGCGTACGCGGGACTACCTGCTGCGCAAGAAGCTGTTTCTCCACATGATGAGGGACACGGATATTGTGTTTCGGGAGGTGCGGTAA
- a CDS encoding endonuclease domain-containing protein, producing the protein MNNIETMFYNAWIERGEEEKKRGIRPTRIRPQVPCGGYIIDFVVDYRFQIDTIKVAIEIDGHESHKTKAQRFNDYARERFLMAKRMLVIRFAASEVFVDAAACVNEVWQILYGLDYSFYAYGGKKFDEGIQFEQDWSSGRIRRSPYEPSAVELTE; encoded by the coding sequence GTGAATAACATTGAAACCATGTTCTATAACGCATGGATTGAACGCGGTGAAGAAGAAAAAAAGCGGGGGATTCGTCCTACGCGAATACGCCCGCAAGTTCCATGCGGTGGATACATCATCGACTTTGTGGTCGACTACCGTTTCCAGATAGATACGATTAAGGTCGCCATAGAAATCGACGGTCACGAATCGCATAAGACGAAGGCGCAACGCTTTAATGACTACGCTAGGGAACGCTTCCTTATGGCGAAAAGAATGCTGGTTATTCGCTTCGCAGCGAGTGAGGTGTTCGTTGATGCAGCGGCTTGCGTTAATGAAGTGTGGCAGATTCTCTACGGATTGGATTATTCGTTCTATGCCTATGGCGGCAAAAAGTTCGATGAAGGCATTCAATTCGAGCAGGACTGGTCATCTGGGCGTATCAGACGCAGCCCGTATGAACCATCTGCTGTAGAGCTGACGGAGTAG
- a CDS encoding class I SAM-dependent methyltransferase, which translates to MKHILDACCGSRMFWFDKAHSATVFMDNRSFAKTLCDGRRFEVKPDLIADFREIPFPDESFRLVVFDPPHLCSAGKTSWLGIKYGVLESTWQNDLRRGFEECMRVLHPYGVLIFKWSEDQISTADILKLLPVRPLFGNRRGKTIWMVFMKFPEEERI; encoded by the coding sequence ATGAAACACATACTTGACGCATGTTGCGGATCTCGGATGTTCTGGTTCGACAAGGCGCATTCGGCGACCGTGTTCATGGATAACCGCAGCTTTGCTAAAACGTTGTGCGATGGCCGACGATTCGAGGTCAAGCCCGATCTGATCGCTGACTTCAGAGAGATACCATTTCCTGACGAGAGTTTCAGGCTTGTCGTATTTGACCCGCCGCACCTGTGCAGTGCAGGAAAGACTTCGTGGCTCGGCATCAAGTACGGCGTGCTCGAAAGCACATGGCAGAATGATCTGCGCCGAGGATTCGAGGAGTGTATGCGTGTTCTGCATCCCTACGGCGTGTTGATTTTCAAATGGTCAGAAGATCAGATTTCTACGGCGGACATTCTGAAACTTCTCCCCGTGCGACCGTTGTTCGGGAACCGGAGGGGTAAGACAATCTGGATGGTGTTCATGAAATTTCCAGAGGAGGAGAGAATATGA
- a CDS encoding portal protein, translated as MAQMPKAIQEMLRDGDAIRRKKNIVAQMMTERTQFEGTWKQLSRYINPTRGRFDEDKTQDGRRRDYCLLDPYPMEASGKCAAGLHSGLTSPSRPWFALGLQDKELAEYHTVKLWLEECQDVLMGIYAKSNIYNMLLNIEAELTQFGTGAALLLEDFNTGVWARPYTCGEYAGNVDARGRVVQFARKFKFNAWQMVDEFGEDVVSDAVRNAYRAKNLKDYFPVTMLIEKNADYKPDSNALLNFKYKSYYFEDAQTDVFLKVSGYHEVPFLMPRWTVIANGIYGVGPGHNALGNCMQLQKIEKINMRLLEHRSDPALIVPASVGKVNRLPGKETLVPDNIINGIRPLYEATGDRGEVMQTIQYKQQQIGAAFYNDLFVMLAQQDNPQMTAREVAERHEEKLLMLSPVLEQMHNEVLAPLTRRAFEICYRNGLLPPLPEELKGQEGSIKAEFISLLAQAQKAVGTNAMEKTLAIAGNLMGASPDVMDNLDLDAAIREHAQMSGTPETIMRDEQDVQKMRQQRAQQMQQEQQMQQAAAMAKPLRDSVEAARLLSETPVNENTIGSILGGG; from the coding sequence ATGGCGCAGATGCCAAAAGCAATACAGGAGATGTTGCGCGACGGTGATGCAATACGCCGCAAGAAAAATATCGTCGCACAGATGATGACGGAGCGCACGCAGTTTGAGGGCACATGGAAGCAGCTCAGCAGGTATATCAACCCGACGCGTGGACGATTTGACGAGGACAAGACGCAGGACGGCAGACGCCGCGATTACTGCCTGCTTGACCCATACCCGATGGAGGCGAGTGGCAAGTGTGCCGCTGGGCTGCACTCCGGGCTTACATCTCCGTCGCGCCCGTGGTTTGCACTTGGGCTCCAAGACAAAGAACTTGCAGAGTATCACACAGTCAAGCTGTGGCTTGAGGAGTGTCAAGACGTCCTGATGGGCATTTATGCCAAAAGCAATATCTATAACATGCTGCTCAACATCGAGGCGGAGCTTACGCAGTTTGGCACAGGTGCAGCACTTCTCCTAGAGGATTTTAATACAGGCGTTTGGGCGCGTCCCTATACCTGCGGCGAGTACGCGGGCAATGTGGATGCGCGGGGGCGTGTCGTACAGTTTGCACGTAAGTTCAAGTTCAATGCGTGGCAGATGGTTGACGAGTTCGGCGAGGATGTTGTAAGCGATGCGGTGCGTAACGCGTACCGTGCAAAGAACCTCAAAGACTATTTCCCCGTGACAATGCTCATTGAGAAGAATGCTGACTATAAGCCGGATTCAAACGCTCTGCTCAACTTCAAGTATAAATCCTATTACTTTGAGGATGCGCAGACTGATGTGTTCCTGAAGGTCAGTGGTTATCACGAAGTACCGTTTCTCATGCCGCGTTGGACGGTGATTGCCAATGGTATCTATGGTGTCGGACCCGGGCACAATGCGCTTGGGAACTGTATGCAGCTGCAGAAGATCGAGAAGATCAATATGCGCCTTTTGGAGCATCGCTCTGACCCTGCGCTTATTGTTCCGGCCTCAGTTGGCAAGGTCAACCGTCTGCCGGGCAAGGAAACACTTGTGCCGGACAATATCATCAACGGAATCCGACCGCTCTATGAGGCGACAGGGGATCGCGGAGAGGTCATGCAGACAATCCAGTACAAACAGCAGCAGATCGGCGCGGCATTTTACAACGATCTCTTTGTGATGCTTGCACAGCAGGACAATCCGCAAATGACCGCCCGCGAAGTTGCGGAACGGCACGAGGAGAAACTTTTGATGCTCTCTCCTGTATTGGAGCAGATGCACAACGAGGTTCTTGCACCACTCACACGGCGAGCGTTTGAAATTTGTTACCGCAACGGGCTTTTGCCGCCGTTACCGGAAGAGCTCAAAGGACAGGAGGGGAGTATCAAGGCGGAGTTTATCTCGTTGCTTGCACAGGCACAGAAAGCGGTCGGAACAAACGCGATGGAGAAAACCCTTGCGATTGCAGGGAATCTCATGGGCGCATCGCCCGATGTCATGGACAACCTTGATCTTGACGCGGCGATTCGTGAGCACGCGCAGATGTCCGGCACGCCTGAAACGATCATGCGTGATGAGCAGGATGTGCAGAAGATGCGACAGCAGCGTGCGCAGCAGATGCAGCAGGAACAGCAGATGCAGCAGGCGGCAGCAATGGCAAAGCCGCTGAGAGACAGCGTAGAAGCGGCAAGACTCCTTTCTGAAACGCCAGTCAATGAAAACACGATTGGCAGCATTCTGGGGGGAGGTTGA
- a CDS encoding putative HNHc nuclease: MIQERVTGTVRDITEDGTAVIHAALPDPLRAMLRDYKDVEIILPDGRRISPEQRRKVYALIGEVAEYVDGIRNAGTVESAKRTLKMEFMLSRMEGMERRLFSLATCDVTTAREFINFLVEFIIENDIPTRAPLIENCEDIAAYVYACLMSKKCAVCGRHADLHHVDVVGMGRDRTEICHIGMRALPLCREHHTEIHAVGQEGFLKRYILEPVKIDERIADVYGLRGKSRKEVSL; this comes from the coding sequence GTGATACAGGAGCGCGTGACTGGCACGGTGAGGGATATCACGGAGGATGGGACAGCGGTCATACACGCAGCCCTGCCCGACCCTCTCCGTGCTATGCTGCGGGACTACAAGGATGTTGAGATCATTCTGCCCGATGGACGGCGCATCTCTCCTGAACAGCGGCGCAAGGTGTACGCTCTCATCGGTGAGGTTGCAGAGTACGTCGACGGCATCCGAAACGCGGGGACGGTCGAGAGTGCGAAGCGGACGCTCAAGATGGAGTTCATGCTCTCCCGCATGGAGGGGATGGAGCGCAGACTGTTCTCTCTTGCAACCTGCGATGTGACCACAGCGCGGGAGTTCATCAACTTCCTCGTGGAGTTCATCATCGAGAACGACATCCCGACGCGTGCACCGCTGATCGAGAACTGCGAGGATATCGCCGCGTATGTGTACGCCTGTCTCATGAGCAAGAAGTGCGCGGTATGCGGGCGACACGCAGACCTGCATCATGTCGATGTCGTGGGGATGGGGCGTGACCGTACGGAGATTTGTCACATCGGGATGCGTGCGCTCCCCCTGTGTAGGGAGCACCACACGGAGATTCACGCGGTAGGGCAGGAGGGTTTTCTAAAGAGGTATATCCTCGAACCGGTCAAGATTGATGAGCGGATCGCGGATGTGTACGGCCTGCGGGGGAAGAGCAGGAAGGAGGTGTCGTTATGA
- a CDS encoding siphovirus Gp157 family protein yields MNLYDIDNAILSCVDMETGEIIDAEKLDELKMEKEQKIRNIACWVKELNAEAEALKKQKDAFAAREKAAKNKAEGLKAYLSSYLGGKEAKGTEYQISFRASQATEITDEEAIPPEYLVSQPDKIDKDGLLKALKGGAVIPGAQLIERKNIQIK; encoded by the coding sequence ATGAACCTCTATGACATCGACAATGCAATCCTCTCCTGCGTGGACATGGAGACGGGGGAGATCATCGACGCGGAAAAACTCGACGAGCTGAAGATGGAGAAGGAACAGAAAATCCGCAACATTGCGTGCTGGGTGAAGGAACTGAACGCAGAGGCGGAAGCCCTGAAGAAGCAGAAAGATGCGTTCGCTGCTCGTGAGAAGGCGGCAAAGAACAAGGCGGAGGGACTGAAAGCATATCTCTCCTCCTATCTCGGCGGGAAAGAAGCCAAGGGGACGGAATATCAAATCTCCTTCCGTGCGTCACAGGCGACGGAGATCACGGATGAGGAAGCAATCCCTCCGGAGTACCTCGTTTCGCAGCCGGACAAGATCGACAAGGATGGACTGCTCAAGGCGCTCAAGGGCGGTGCTGTCATTCCGGGGGCGCAGCTGATCGAGCGGAAGAACATCCAGATCAAGTGA